In the genome of Pseudomonas putida, one region contains:
- a CDS encoding tetratricopeptide repeat protein has product MNKWLFPALTAIAVLQGCSSVPRGNIPVVDSSTRVSNSERIASNRNVARQASGGTSQAQSLPEDSGVTVVIPQGAGAAPIQAFPAGVGAAPISTGPITPGPVSSGPIATNPNPIADEPFDIASMNSAPSTPSAPTGIPRSNASGGLSADEQLDGPVLALLTTAQQQQGGGDFNGAASSLERAQRIAPREPQVLFRLAQVRLAQGDSAQAEQLARRALTYANGRPDLQAELWNTIAQAREKQGDSQGAALARQKARTTS; this is encoded by the coding sequence GTGAACAAGTGGCTGTTTCCTGCCTTGACGGCAATTGCCGTGCTCCAGGGGTGCTCCAGCGTTCCGCGCGGCAATATCCCCGTGGTGGATTCGAGCACCCGGGTCTCGAACAGTGAGCGAATCGCGAGCAACCGTAACGTTGCCCGCCAGGCCAGCGGAGGCACCAGTCAGGCGCAGTCGCTGCCTGAGGACTCCGGTGTGACCGTGGTGATTCCGCAGGGCGCTGGCGCAGCGCCGATCCAGGCCTTCCCGGCCGGTGTGGGCGCCGCGCCGATCAGCACAGGGCCAATCACCCCCGGCCCTGTCAGCAGCGGCCCGATCGCCACCAATCCCAACCCGATTGCCGACGAGCCGTTCGACATCGCCTCGATGAACAGCGCGCCCAGCACGCCGAGCGCACCGACCGGTATTCCGCGCAGCAATGCCAGCGGTGGGCTATCTGCCGATGAACAGCTCGATGGTCCGGTGCTGGCCCTGTTGACTACCGCCCAGCAGCAACAAGGTGGGGGCGATTTCAACGGTGCTGCCTCGAGCTTGGAGCGTGCCCAGCGCATCGCCCCGCGCGAACCGCAGGTGTTGTTCCGTCTGGCCCAGGTGCGCCTGGCCCAGGGCGACTCGGCCCAGGCCGAGCAACTGGCGCGTCGTGCCCTGACCTACGCCAACGGTCGTCCCGACCTGCAAGCCGAGCTGTGGAACACCATCGCCCAGGCCCGCGAGAAGCAGGGCGACAGCCAGGGCGCGGCATTGGCGCGGCAGAAGGCGCGGACCACCTCGTGA